The DNA window TATAAAAGACAACAAAAATAGCAGATAGTTGATATATCAACTATCTGCTATCAATGAGCCTAACTTAATTATTTTTTAATTAGGTTTGTCATCCGTTTAACAGGATTTTTCGTATCAAAGGAACCTACAGTAGTTACCTTTTTACCATTGCTAACGAAGAGAACACCATTAATATTATCAAAAGATGTCAATGTATTTACAATGGCAGCCATTTGTAATTTAACAGTTAAGTCCCCACCATTACCTTTTACGAAAGCGTCATTCACTTCTACAGAAGCAATGCCGTCCTTTACAGTAACGGATGTAATTTCAATATCCTTGGAGAATACTGGATATTTTTGTGCTCTATCAGCTTTTAACATCGCTAGAAGAGCAGCTTTAGGCGTTACTTTATCCGCCTCCATCTCAACGGTTGATTGTTTTACCCCTGAGCCATCCTCTGTTGGAACAAAGAAGGCCATCTTAACCATTTCTTGAGATGTTTTTGTTGTTTCTGCATCCTTATTGACTTTCGTCTCTTGCACAGGTTCACTTTTACTAGTTGTAGGTGCTTGATTAGGTGTACAACCCGCTGCAAATGCAAGCAAACCTACGCAGAGGATCGACAGAACTTGTTTACGTAATTTCATCGATTAACCTCCAAAGTAACTAGCAATACCATTGGCAATGCGATTTGCAAAGTCTTCTTGTGTTTGAGGAGATTGCAATACACGTTCTTCATTAGGGTTGGAAATAAAACCAAGCTCTACAAGAACTGCAGGCATGTTAGAATGTCTCAACACATATAAGTTACCTTCTTGAATGCCACGGTCACCATTGAAACCTGGAACGCTAGCAATTTGAGATTGTACCTTTTGTGCTAATCGAGCATCATTGCCTGTTTTACTATAGTAGTATGTTGCAATACCACCAACACTTGGGTTGTTGAATGCGTTAATATGCACACTGATGAGCGCATCAGAATTGCTACGGTTTGCTACGTTAACACGAGCACCCAATTCATCAACACCACTTGCATTAGGACCGTATACGTCTACGTCTGTAGTACGAGTCATAAGCACTTTAGCGCCACGATTTTCTAGAGCTTTTTTCAAGTACATAGAAATCGGTAGTGTAATATTTTTCTCTTGTACACCATGCGGCCCAACGGCACCAGAGTCACTACCACCATGACCTGGGTCAATCGTAATTGTTTTACCAGATAGACCACCGCTAATAGAATAATTACCGGATCCTGTTGGCATATTTTTCGCAGGATGTGCAGAAGGAGATGGACGTTTGCCATAATAAGCAGGTTTAGGTGCCACACCTTTTTTCTGTACATCTACAACGATGCGATACGGTTTCTGATTAACCGTATCTTTCTTTAGGGAAAATACCTTTACATCACTCGTATCGATAGATGAAGGTGTCTTGATTGTTACCTTCACATCTCTGCCATCTTCTGTGAGTCTAGCAGAACTAGCTATGCTAGAGTCCATATTGATATTCGCTTTAGCAGTTTTTAGCTTTGTGTTCTTTAAGGTAACAGTCGTCGTTTTCCCATCTTTGCTAATCGATGCAGACGCTTTTACCGGTGCTGACAAATCCATAACCATACGAACATATGGTACCGGTGCATCAGTTCGTGTCACCCATCGAGCATCTTCAAGATTAGCTGCCTTTGCTTGAGTCAAGAATAGTGGTATCGCCATCAAGAGAGCAAGGCACATAAAAAATAGTTTACGCAATACATTCACTCCAATCTAACTGACATACGTAGTGTCCAAACCATAGAGATGAGTCGATGATATCTTTGTGAATCAAAGTCTCATCGTTCCAATCTATCCATAAACTAATGTTAGATTATAGATAGATTATTTCATACAAACATGAAGATTAGTATGCCGATTATACATATTACTATATAAAGTCTTTATACAGTACACACAAAAATCAGTTGCTTAAAATTAATTTTTGTGCTATGCAATCGACGCTAACGTTCAGTTGTAATTTGCCATTCATTCCCATCCGTACTAATGTGAATACGTCCCATCGTATCTGTACGGTAAATGGCAATATTGTTCTCCTGCAAACGACGTAATGTTACATCGTGAGGATGACCATAACTATTATACATGCCATTTGAAATTAATGCACTTTCTGGTTTAATAGATTTCAAAAAATCTTCAGAGCTACTTGTGCGAGAACCGTGGTGACCTACCTTAAGAACACGGGCAAACAGTCTAGAGTTCTGCTCTTTTATGAGTTTTTTCTCTTCTTGTAATTCTGCATCACCAGTAAAGAGCATAGAGAATTTACCAAAAATTAATTTACCTACAATAGAGTTATTATTAAGATCTGGCGCTCCTTTTTTATCTGTTAAAGGTTCAGTCCAAGGTGCATATACAACAAATACCGCTCCATGACCAAAATCTACTACATCACTACTACGCAATGTAGACCGTTGGATTTTATTTTTATCAATCCATTTTTCATAGGTTTTATACATATTATTATCAACAGAAATACCATCATCATACACATGTTCAATAGGCATAGCTTTTGCGATGGCATAGAAACCACCCATATGATCAGCATGAGGATGTGTGATAATTACATTTTTTAGCTTTGTAACACCCATAGATTTTAACTGTGCCACAATGTTCTCACGATGCTCTATATCACCTGTATCGATCATACTATATTCATCGCCAACCTTGAGCAATATGGCATCGCCTTGACCAATATCAAGCATATATACGTCTAGATGACCTTCAGGATTTGTTTGTTTCGTATCAATGGAATAGCCTTCATTTACACTAGTGCTATTCTGAGATGCTGCATTAGCTACATCTTTATTCGTGCATCCCGCAATGGCAAAGATAGGAATGCATAGCACTAATAAAAAGGCTATAAGTCGCTGTATTTTATTTGTCATTCTTATTCTCCCAATAATTCACTAATAACACAACCTATCGATGTACTTACATCACTAGGTGTATACCCCCAAGTTTTAGTATCACTTAGTATATCTGCACTGCGGCTATGTACATAGACGCCTAAAATGGCACCATCTTGTAAGGAATAACCTTGGCTAATAAAACCTGCAATAATACCTGTTAATACATCTCCCATACCACCAGTTCCCATACCAGCATTTCCGATAGTATTAACATATACCGTACCATCAGGTAGTGCCACAACAGAAGGAATTCCCTTTAGCACCAATACAACTTGATGCGCTTTGGCAAATGCTCGAGCCAGTGTAATATAATGACGTTCAATCCATTTTATAGGTAAATCTATAAGTCTACTAAATTCACCTAAATGAGGCGTCATTACACAGTATGGCAGATTTTTTTGCACCTTATATACGGACTCAATATGTCCATCACGCAACGCATCTTTATCTACAGACCCTACATGCCCCAATGCATATAACGCATCTGCATCAATGACGAGCGCGCCTTCATAGGAATCAATAGCTTGATTTACTACATCTGGAATATCTGTAGTGCGCCCTAAACCTGGACCAATAGCAACTACTTGACGTCCGTCATAAAGGGATTCATTTTCATCGATAGATGTTACCATTACCTCCGGTATGATACGACCTTGCACAACATGTTTAATTGTATCTGGAACGCCTAATGTAACCTTACCGGCTCCACTGTGAACAGCAGCTTCTGCGGCCAACATAGGGGCTCCAACCATATCACTAGATCCACCGACTATTAATGTATTCCCATTTACACCTTTGTGTGCCATAGGAACCCGATAATTAATTAGTGTTTCTGCTAAATCCGAATCAATAGTTATAGTACTATCTCGATCAACTAATACGTGATGCCAAGGTACGCCTAACGGTGCAACAATAGCTGTACCCCCTATGGCCTTGCCGGGATATAATAATAAGCCTTGTTTAATAGCCCCAAAGGTAACCGTATAATCATAAGACAATGTTCCTTCTGAAATTTGACCAGAAGAAGCATCAAGCCCTGCCGGTACATCAATAGCCCACAAATCAAAATTATATTGACTACGCATAGTATCAATATCATGCAAAACATCGATGGTTAAATCCCGTAATCGACCTGTTAACCCTGTGCCCATAATACCTTCTACAGCAATAGCCACATTGGACCAATCATTGAATTCGTCATACATATCAATGATACAACCCATGGCTTCGCATCTTTCAAGTTGCACTGCAAAGAGGTCACTACATTTGCTCGTATCACCGACAAGTACAATTTGTACAGGTACGCCTTGTTCTAATAGATGACGAGCGGCTACAAGTCCATCTGCCCCATTATTTCCTGTACCACAGATAAATAGCACAAAACTATTGATTGAACGTGCATTATCTAAGGAAAATAAGTCATATTGTCCCCATAAAGCATCTACAATGCCACGTCCTGCATTTTCCATTAGAATTTCCAAAGAAACACCTAACTGCTTAGGTACCTCTTGATCTATATATCGAGCATCTTCAGTTGTTAATATTTGCATCTTATGCTCCTTCAAGTATAACCGTGCTCATTGCATATTCTTTACAATGGCTAATCGACACATGTATTTCAGTATAACCTAATGTTTCATAGATTTCTTTAAAAGTATCTTGTAGACGAATTAAGGGCGCCCCCAATTCATCATGATAAATTTCTATATCTTGCCATGAACCATGACGCATTCCCGTTCCTAATGCTTTAATGAAAGCCTCTTTAGCAGCATATATACCAGCATAAGACTCATAACGCCCTTTTTTTCGGCTTTCACAGTAATCAATCTCATGAGACGTATACACGCGATCACGAAATGATTTAGATTTCTCTATAGCACAACGGATACGGTCAATTTCAATAATATCATTCCCTAATTTCATAATAACTCCTAAATTACCCTAACATTTATATTATACACTCTTAAAGTGGATAAAAACATAGATAAAATCTAGGCATTTACTGAAAATGGTAATGTAGGCAAGCTATAAATTTCTACCTTACCCTTGCGATTAACGGCCACATACATTTGACCATTACGATAATCCATATCTTCTACTTCCATACCTGACGCATAAGGAGTTATATTCTTAACAACACCTTCATCATCAACAGAAACAAAGGTTGTTAAGGTTGTAAATATAGTATTACCATTCGCTGCATAGGCGCCATTATTATTTAAATCACTATGCTCTGCATCAATGGTAAAGCTACGAATTCGATTAAAATTCTCATCGTAATAATTAATTGTACGATGAGAATTTGTTAAAGGCACAATCGATACATATTCGTTGCGCTCTTTATCAAAAGCAAAGTTAAATACCTTTTCTTTCAATTTAATAGGCGCCTCTACAATCATGCTATCAGCTTCAATAGGTGTAACGATATATCCATCTACAACAGCGTTAGTTGTATAGTAACGATTATTATTCGGATTATAGGTCAACGTATTCATATGGCCTAATAAACGTTTTTGACTATATTCATACTTAGCAACAACTTGTAACGTTGTTGGATTTATTTCATAAATAATTTGCTTTGTATTATCTGAGTTTATACAGGCAAGAACAAATACATCTTTTTTAGAGTTATAACAAAAGCCTTGGCATTGATTAACAGAACTATCTAAGGGTATCTCAGCTAACCGTGTTAACGGTAAAGGCATTTGAACTGCACTTACAGGTTGTGCTAGCTTTGGTATGTCAAAGACATTAGCAATATATTCAATTACACCTTGATCCATACTTTCACCTCAAGCAAATAAAATGTATATAACTGTATATTAATTCACAAATATAAATATATAAAAAATAGGCGGTAAGACAAAAGTCTTACCGCCTAAAGTTGGTGCCGGAGGTGGGACTTGAACCCACACGGTGTTACCCGCTTGATTTTGAGTCAAGTGCGTCTGCCATTCCGCCACTCCGGCGTCTCGGAACATTTGTTATTATACAGATATCCCAAAACAATGTCAACATATTTTTTATATTTTATCTAAAATATTTTTAACCGTTTCCATACCGATGTCACATTGTTGCTTCCACGTAAGAGCTACACCTGTTATATAGCCTTTACGAGCATATTCCACATCAGTGGGAATACTTTCAGCACCATAATCAAGCTCGCCTGCTAACCAATAATAATCTTGCCCTCTTGAGTTAATACGAGCATCGATAATATTACTATAGGTTTGTAAACCTTGACTAACCATTTTAAAATGATCCCAATCGCATGCCCCACGCAATGGGAAGTTTACATTCAATAAGCCATCAAATTGACCTTTAACATAGATCTTTTCAATTAATTCATGTATAAAGGGATGCATTTCATCCCCTCGTTCAGGAGAATACCGTTCCACAGATAATGCTAAGCCTGGAATGCCGTAAAAACAACTTTCCATGGCAGCAGAAACCGTACCAGAATACAATACATCCGATCCTAAGTTAAAACCATGATTAATACCTGAAATCACAAGATCCGGCATATCATCACTTAATAAATAACTAAGACCAAACTTCATGCAATCAGACGGTGTTCCCGTTAGAGCATAAAGGCGAGGATTTTCATCCTCGCCATTGTACGCATCTAATTTTAAAGGAATCTCAGTCGTCAATGCATGGGATTTAGCACTTTGCTCATTGGCAGGTGCTACAACGGTAATTCGATAATATTGACTTAAGTACGATGCAAGACGGCGTAAACCATCTGCTAAAATACCATCATCATTACACATTAAAATATGCATAGTCACTCCTACAGATTCTATTTTTTATTCTTATTCATGTTTCCCATACGGGTCAATTTAACGTCATTTAAGCCAACAGCTCGCGTATGAACTGTATGAGACCACACCTTATTATGACGACGGAACCAGCCTAAAATATTTACAGGAATCCAAGAATATACAAATAATGGATATAGTAAATAATAGAACCAAATCTTTGGTGGTACCTTAATCTTCAATAATACGATAAGTGGGAATAAATATTGCCCAACACCGATAATAGTCCATACAGACATAGGTAAAATTTGATACAAAATGTTTGTATAGATTGGTGTGTAAGCATTGATATAAGACAATACCAAATACACGGTAGTCAACAATAGGAAATACGGTTGACTCACTTGGAAAATACCATCCAAAATCATAATATTACCAGTTTTGATACCAGTAGCAAACAACTTTGGAATATATCGTCCTGCACAGTCAAATTGACCTTGCGCCCAACGTAAGCGCTGTTTACAAGACGCCTTCATGGTTGTAACCTTTTCATCATAAACGATGGCATCATGAGCCCAACACGTACGAATACCATGAGTTAACAACTTCATGGAGAATTCCATATCCTCAGTCAAGCTATTACAATCCCAACCATATTCACGGATAATAGATGTACGTATACACATACCAGTACCGCCTAAGGCTGTAGATAAACCAATGCGGTATTTTGCCAAATGCCACATGTGGTTAACCATCCAAAATGCGATAGAGAACGTACCCGCTACCCATGAGTCCGTAGGGTTTTTAGAATTTAAGTAACCTTGAATAACAGATTCACCTTTTTCAAGATGATCATTCATTTCCAACATGAATTGGGGATGTACTAAATTATCGGCATCAAAGATAAGAAATGCATCATATTTCCGATCCATTTGTTCTACGCGATTAAACATCCACCCCATTGCATAGCCTTTACCTACTTCTTCTTTATTGAATCGTTCATGCACATTAGCACCAGCAGCTCTTGCTACATCAGCAGTCTTATCTGTACAGTTATCAGCTACAACAAAGATATCGTACAGCTCATCCGGATAATCTAGACTTCGTAAATTTTTTACTAATTCACCGACTACAGCTTCCTCATTATGAGCACACACAACAATAGCAAAGGAATTTTTTGGGGTATAGTTTTTATGTACTCTAGACCGCCACATACCGATTACGGCGAGTACAAAATAATAAACCGTATAAATTACGATTATTACCTGCATAGGGATCAATATCAGATCCAGTAGGTAATTCATACTATTATCCTCCACACACTTATTTACGCACCATATTTAACGCCCCATTAATAAGGCCAAACACTACATAGCCAGCAAAAATCATTACTGCCCATGTGTGCCAATCATAAACGAGACAAGCTAGAACAAAAATAGCAGTAAGTACAATGGAAAGTTTATTAATATTAACCGCAGATTTACCTTTGAAGTCTGGATATTTAACTTCACTAACCATTAAGAAGCCTACACCTATCATGCAAACTACTAGCACAAATTGAGGCACCTCTACGCCACACAATACGTAGGTAGCAGCCAAACAACCTGCAGCTGGAATTGGTAACCCTTCAAAGTAACCATGAACTTCTTCAGTTTTGATATTAAAGCGAGCAAGGCGGAATGCGCCTAATACAGCAAATGCTAGTAAAGGAACATAGGCAATCCAACCTAAACCGTATAGCTCTTTCATATATAACATATAAGCCGGTGCTACACCAAAGCCCACAACATCAGATAAAGAATCTAATTCACGCCCCATAGGGCCTGCTACACCTAATGCTCTCGCTACACGACCATCTAAACCATCAGCGACTAAGGATAATAGTACGCAAATAGCTGCATAGAAAGTATTACCTGTAGCAGAGAATGTAATGCCAAGGACACCGAAGGCTAAATTAGCACTAGTAAATAAATTTGGAATAATAGATTTATTCATGACGCAACCTCCCAATAACAGTGTCTCCACCTGTAATATGTTGACCTTTTTCCACGAACAACTCTACATCCTTATCCATGTAGATTTCAGTACAGGAACCGAATTTAATCATCCCGTACAATTGACCGCGTTCAAGCACACTATCAAGATCCGTCCAAGATACTATACGACGCGCTAAAAGGCCCGCAATTTGTGTTACTAATACGGAAGTGCGATCATTTTCAATACAAATAGTATGACGTTCATTTTCAAAGCCTACATCATCTTTAAAAGCAGGCAAGAAACTGCCCATTGTGTAATGACGGTATGTAATTTTACCGTCAATAGGCGCACGATTGGCATGTACGTCGAAAACAGATAGGAAAATAGTTACCTTTTTACATTCTTTATGTAAGTAAATATCTTCGTATACATCAGAAATATCCATAATTTTACCATCTGCTGGAGATAAAATTAAATCTGGATCTTGAGGGATTACACGTTTAGGATTTCTAAAGAAATTGACGAAAAATAATGCCAGAATAAATGAAATAATCGCAATTACATAATGTCCTAAAAATCCTAACACCACAGTGATAATGAGCATAGCCCCTATCAGTGGAAACCCTTCCTTAATTATTGGTCCTGTAGGCACGATTCAACACTCCTCTATTTATTTCTAATAACGGTCCACATAAACTTAGGAATAGCCAACATGCGGCCAATCCGTTGAGGTTCTAAATATAATCGATACAACCATTCGAGACGATTCCGTTGCATCCATTCTGGGGCCCGAGGAATATTACCTGCCAAAACGTCAAAGGAACCACCAATACCAATGGCAACAACGCCATCAAGGTGACTCAATTTTTCTGAAATCCATTGTTCTTGCTTTGGTACGCCTAAGGCAACAAACACTAATTTTGCCTTAGACTCCCCAATAGCTTTAACGATTTCTTGTTCCTCTGTGCTATCGAAGAATCCATCATGAATCCCTGCAATATTTAATGGTCCAACTTGGGCAGATAAATTATCAATTGCTCGTTGAGCAACACCAGGTGCTGCCCCTAAGCAGTATACAGGAATTTGCTGGTCAGCCGCAACTTTAAATAATCGTTTTGTTACGTCTACCCCCGTTACACGTTCAGGCACATGTTCGCCTTGACGCTCTGCAGCCCACAAAATGCCAGCCCCGTCGGGAACGACGAGACTAGCATTATTCAATATGGTATGCAATGTAGGATTTTCATTAGCCAACATAACCATTTCTGCATTAGCCGTGGCTACTAGATGTAGCCCCGGCTCTTCAGTTAATTGCAAAATACGTTGGACTGCCTCATCCATTGTTACACAATCGATAGGCACAGATAAAACAGAAATACGTTTATTCAATGTAATACTCCATTATCAACCACTATAATTTGGTGCTTCAACGGTAATGCTTACATCATGCGGATGACTTTCTTTTAAACCAGCCGCTGTAATTTGAATGAATTGAGTATTTTCAATCATTTCTTGGATGTTATGACATCCGCAATACCCCATACTTGCACGCAAACCACCAACCATTTGGAAAATTGTATCAGCCAACATACCTTTATAAGGTACGCGACCTTCAATACCTTCAGGAACTAATTTCTTAGCTTCTGTTTGGAAATATCGATCTTTACTACCAAGCTTCATAGCCCCTAAGCTACCCATGCCACGGTATACTTTATAGGAACGACCTTGGTAAATCACTGTTTCCCCTGGGCTTTCATCAGTACCAGCTAAAATATTCCCCATCATAACTACATTGGCACCAGCCGCAATAGCTTTGGCAATATCGCCAGAATATTTAATGCCCCCATCAGCGATGATAGGAATTCCATAGCGACGACCTACTTGAGCAGACTCATATACTGCAGTAATTTGAGGTACCCCAATACCTGCGATAACACGTGTTGTACAAATAGAGCCCGGTCCAATACCGACCTTAACAGCATCTGCACCTGCTTCAATAAGAGCCTCTGTACCAGCTGCAGTCGCTACATTACCTGCAATAACAGGAATATGAGGATAAGCTTGTTTAATTTCTTTCAATGTACGAAGTACACCTGCAGAATGACCATGTGCTGTATCTACAATGATTACGTCAGCCTTAGCAGATACAAGTGCATCAAGACGATCATATAAATCTTTAGATACACCAACAGCAGCACCAACTAATAATCGACCACTGCTATCCTTGGCAGAATTTGGATATTTTGTCGCTTTTTCAATATCTTTTATAGTAATTAAGCCTTTTAAGTTTCCATCGCCATCTACGAGAGGTAATTTTTCAATACGATGTTCACTTAAAATTGCTTTTGCCTCTTCAAGAGAAGTACCTTCTGGTGCAGTAACAAGGGAATCCTTTGTCATGCAGTCTCCGATTTGGCGAGTTAAATCAGTTTCAAAACGCATATCGCGATTTGTAATGATCCCTACTAGTTTACCATGTTCTGTGATAGGTACACCAGAAATTTTATATTTTCCCATAATTTCTGCTGCATCAGATAGTAAATTTTGAGGACTTAAGAAAATAGGATCAACGATAACACCATGTTCAGAGCGCTTTACCTTATCAACTTCATGGGCTTGTTCTTCAATAGACATATTTTTATGGATAACGCCAAGGCCACCTTCACGAGCCATAGCAATAGCCATACGGGATTCAGTAACTGTATCCATCCCAGAACTAATCATAGGGATATTTAACGTAATGTCACGAGTTAATTGAGTTTTTAACTCTACTTGATGTGGTAGCACATCAGAAGCCGCTGGTACTAATAAAACATCATCAAAAGTTAGTCCACGCATACCGAATTTATCGTCTCTCATATTTAATTCCTTTCCGTATAATAAAACAAAACTACGACCCGCCTAGTCCATATTGGACTAGGCGGTCAGTCGTAGCTTAGCGTTCAGACCGCAAAATGCCGCCTTCCATATAATCATCTTTTTTCATATCTACGAAGATAACTTTTACTGCGTCAGCAGGTACATTAACGATATCAACCGCAGCTTTAGTGATAGCTTCACCTAATTGTTTTTTTTGTTCTTTTGTGCGCCCTTCAACGAGCTCTACATGAATAAGTGGCATATTGACCTCCATAGATGAAAATGAAATAAATTTGTTTGTTCTATTATACGGTATGAGGAACAGATACACAAGGGAAAAACCCAGATAAAATCTAATATTATCGCTACTTATGTACTTATTATTCCTACCTCTTAATTATACAATATTCTAAGAAATTTTTCACCAAATCTTTTTTCTAATTCTTCTTTCATTACAGATTCAAGTTTTTCCATCCCATGGTGACTTGCAAAATCTAATACATCCTTGCGAGCCTGTACCAATATTTCAATATCTTTAATAATATTGGCAACCCGTAAATCAGGTAATCCTGATTGGGCTAAGCCAAATAATTGACCAGAACCACGCAATAATAAGTCTTGTTCGGCAAGTTCAAAACCATCCTGTGTCTGTTCCATCAATTTTAAACGCTCTTGGCTTACATCATTTTTTGAATCACTTACAAGAATACAATAGGATTGATGAGATCCACGGCCTACACGGCCACGCAACTGGTGCAATTGAGATAGACCAAATCGCTCTGCCCCTTCAATGCACATAATGGTCGCATTAGGCACATTGACACCGACCTCAATAACGGTAGTAGAAACGAGTAATGAAATCTCACCTTTATGAAAGGCATTCATCACTTCATCCTTTTCACTTGGTTTCATACGACCGTGTACAAGGCCAACTTCATAAGCCTTGTAAAAGTACTCTTTTAGTTCTAAATACAGTTCTTCTGCTGCCTGTAAGTCTAATTTTTCAGACTCTTCTACTAGAGGACATACTACATAAACTTGACGACCTTCTGCCATCTCTTTGCCAAAGAAGTTTCTCAATCGTTCTTTATATGAGCTATCTACAGCATACGTTTTAACAGGCTTACGCCCTGGTGGCATCTCTTTAATCAAGGATACAGCAAGATCACCATATACAGATAAGGTCATGGTCCGTGGAATTGGTGTAGCTGTCATAATGAGTACATGTGGGTATGTACCCTTTTGTTGTAATCGTGCCCGTTGTTCCACACCAAAGCGATGTTGTTCGTCGATAATGACGAGGCCTAAATTATGGAAGTTTACGCCCTCTTGAATAAGCGCATGAGTACCGATGATCATATTAATTGATCCATCAGCTAAGCCTTCATAGATGCGCTCTTTTTCTTTTTTTGTAGTAGAACCAGTTAATAACTCCATAGTAATGCCTAAATTACGACATACCTCTGTTATGCCTTCATAATGTTGAGCCGCCAAAATCTCCGTAGGGGCCATTAACGCACCTTGGTACCCATTTTCAATGGCCTTCAACAAACTCAATGTAGCTACAACGGTTTTACCAGAACCTACGTCACCTTGTAATAATCGTTGCATAGGACGTTCATCTTCCATATCGATGCGAATATCCTCTAATGCACGCTGTTGATCACCTGTTAAGGAGAACGGTAAGTTTTCTATACACTGAGCCATTAAGTCCCCATTAGGTCCCATCTTAGGCCCTTTATGACACTGCTCTTTATTCCGCAACAAGGCCAATCCAGATTGCATGACAAATAACTCTTCATAGGCCAATTGGTGACGCGCTTCTTCGTATCGCTCTGAAGAATCCGGGAAATGCATCATTTTAAATGCATCATAGCGACTCATATATTGATGTGCTTCACGAACCTCAGCAGGCAAAATCTCTTGCAATTCATGATTAGCAGCGAACCAATTGCGTACTGATGAGCGCACCACAAATTGAGACACTCCATCAGCCAAGGCATAAATAGGAACAATG is part of the Veillonella sp. genome and encodes:
- a CDS encoding WecB/TagA/CpsF family glycosyltransferase; this encodes MNKRISVLSVPIDCVTMDEAVQRILQLTEEPGLHLVATANAEMVMLANENPTLHTILNNASLVVPDGAGILWAAERQGEHVPERVTGVDVTKRLFKVAADQQIPVYCLGAAPGVAQRAIDNLSAQVGPLNIAGIHDGFFDSTEEQEIVKAIGESKAKLVFVALGVPKQEQWISEKLSHLDGVVAIGIGGSFDVLAGNIPRAPEWMQRNRLEWLYRLYLEPQRIGRMLAIPKFMWTVIRNK
- the recG gene encoding ATP-dependent DNA helicase RecG, with translation MDERLTTIKGIGPGREKQLHKLGITNVTSLLTYFPRSYEDRRTIYRIGELKSGMTGGVVGNVIAVQEKRPRPRLSILEVVIADGTGPLKIVLFNQGYKKNFYKKGQRLYAYGKAEFQYGSMQMNTPQIENLGDGGEPDRGIVPIYALADGVSQFVVRSSVRNWFAANHELQEILPAEVREAHQYMSRYDAFKMMHFPDSSERYEEARHQLAYEELFVMQSGLALLRNKEQCHKGPKMGPNGDLMAQCIENLPFSLTGDQQRALEDIRIDMEDERPMQRLLQGDVGSGKTVVATLSLLKAIENGYQGALMAPTEILAAQHYEGITEVCRNLGITMELLTGSTTKKEKERIYEGLADGSINMIIGTHALIQEGVNFHNLGLVIIDEQHRFGVEQRARLQQKGTYPHVLIMTATPIPRTMTLSVYGDLAVSLIKEMPPGRKPVKTYAVDSSYKERLRNFFGKEMAEGRQVYVVCPLVEESEKLDLQAAEELYLELKEYFYKAYEVGLVHGRMKPSEKDEVMNAFHKGEISLLVSTTVIEVGVNVPNATIMCIEGAERFGLSQLHQLRGRVGRGSHQSYCILVSDSKNDVSQERLKLMEQTQDGFELAEQDLLLRGSGQLFGLAQSGLPDLRVANIIKDIEILVQARKDVLDFASHHGMEKLESVMKEELEKRFGEKFLRILYN
- a CDS encoding 4-oxalocrotonate tautomerase; translation: MPLIHVELVEGRTKEQKKQLGEAITKAAVDIVNVPADAVKVIFVDMKKDDYMEGGILRSER
- the guaB gene encoding IMP dehydrogenase produces the protein MRDDKFGMRGLTFDDVLLVPAASDVLPHQVELKTQLTRDITLNIPMISSGMDTVTESRMAIAMAREGGLGVIHKNMSIEEQAHEVDKVKRSEHGVIVDPIFLSPQNLLSDAAEIMGKYKISGVPITEHGKLVGIITNRDMRFETDLTRQIGDCMTKDSLVTAPEGTSLEEAKAILSEHRIEKLPLVDGDGNLKGLITIKDIEKATKYPNSAKDSSGRLLVGAAVGVSKDLYDRLDALVSAKADVIIVDTAHGHSAGVLRTLKEIKQAYPHIPVIAGNVATAAGTEALIEAGADAVKVGIGPGSICTTRVIAGIGVPQITAVYESAQVGRRYGIPIIADGGIKYSGDIAKAIAAGANVVMMGNILAGTDESPGETVIYQGRSYKVYRGMGSLGAMKLGSKDRYFQTEAKKLVPEGIEGRVPYKGMLADTIFQMVGGLRASMGYCGCHNIQEMIENTQFIQITAAGLKESHPHDVSITVEAPNYSG
- the pssA gene encoding CDP-diacylglycerol--serine O-phosphatidyltransferase → MNKSIIPNLFTSANLAFGVLGITFSATGNTFYAAICVLLSLVADGLDGRVARALGVAGPMGRELDSLSDVVGFGVAPAYMLYMKELYGLGWIAYVPLLAFAVLGAFRLARFNIKTEEVHGYFEGLPIPAAGCLAATYVLCGVEVPQFVLVVCMIGVGFLMVSEVKYPDFKGKSAVNINKLSIVLTAIFVLACLVYDWHTWAVMIFAGYVVFGLINGALNMVRK
- a CDS encoding phosphatidylserine decarboxylase family protein; the encoded protein is MPTGPIIKEGFPLIGAMLIITVVLGFLGHYVIAIISFILALFFVNFFRNPKRVIPQDPDLILSPADGKIMDISDVYEDIYLHKECKKVTIFLSVFDVHANRAPIDGKITYRHYTMGSFLPAFKDDVGFENERHTICIENDRTSVLVTQIAGLLARRIVSWTDLDSVLERGQLYGMIKFGSCTEIYMDKDVELFVEKGQHITGGDTVIGRLRHE